From one Magnolia sinica isolate HGM2019 chromosome 18, MsV1, whole genome shotgun sequence genomic stretch:
- the LOC131233679 gene encoding uncharacterized protein LOC131233679, with translation MDLNLYLGLPRSPIRRGSDLGSDLALASIPLSAEETGSNQMSGFLPASDSHAPYSPTHASYTPNLPPIEPLDPTEEPQIPRFDHAPYTPSLPSYGLVPPSLAQNSPEPTGNSRLEYCPHLPSHIPVSPTTDRTGVEPLGPVVSDPVGHAPYSPLYYPVSPAAEDIIGPVIEGGSNRVEHVPYSPSYAPMSPRAPPSSQAVDALVLEDADSHVPYSPPYVPVSLTPQVHDDRPNGGSPLPAVAVSLYEATMQTGEPLSQDGPSQRELFRYPEVRLRRLIESSRRWPIRRFRSTVPYRAEPDFGTPSLTMEDRLLQDIMTTDRSVGTSTTHKVSVESLIAKDSEEEKEEQGSAAANFECNVCLDMARDPVVTSCGHLFCWPCLYQWLHVHCDHKECPVCKGEVTDSNITPIYGRGSTETAAKKKGGEDGDSSLKVPPRPHGHRLESLRQRHPRPLSRRLGEQFSSWRRILDEEIRNGNRLDGQESSQPGIFDGPSRRVLTRLMAAQQFQREGSSENGLNLGASGSSRNATDPGSSQNGNSHVDGTHVGHRSALLRDRIDFWHRFALYSLPSADGFAAISARVSSFLERTANNVNHSGASASANPQNPEPLHGQGTRGATSAADQASASSTMAVIQRDVEALDASAELNGAGSSRSLRRRRRNGASGSLDVDGGVHHARKRRRLN, from the coding sequence atGGATCTGAATCTATACCTAGGTCTGCCACGCTCGCCGATTCGCCGCGGGTCAGATCTCGGCTCAGATCTCGCCCTAGCTTCGATACCGTTGTCAGCTGAAGAAACCGGTTCAAACCAGATGTCTGGTTTTCTGCCTGCGTCGGATTCTCATGCTCCGTACTCGCCGACCCATGCTTCGTATACACCCAACTTGCCACCGATCGAACCTTTGGACCCTACTGAGGAACCTCAAATTCCCCGTTTTGACCATGCGCCATACACTCCATCCCTTCCGTCCTATGGGTTGGTCCCACCATCGTTGGCGCAGAACAGTCCAGAACCCACCGGTAACTCCCGTCTTGAGTACTGCCCGCACTTGCCATCTCACATTCCCGTCTCCCCAACCACAGATCGAACTGGGGTTGAACCTCTGGGCCCGGTTGTTAGTGACCCAGTTGGGCATGCCCCGTACTCTCCATTGTATTATCCTGTCTCACCAGCTGCGGAAGACATCATTGGGCCTGTCATAGAGGGAGGTAGCAACCGTGTTGAGCACGTGCCATACTCGCCATCATATGCTCCAATGTCACCGCGGGCACCACCATCCTCACAAGCTGTTGATGCTTTGGTCCTCGAGGATGCTGATTCACATGTACCATACTCTCCACCGTATGTTCCGGTGTCTCTAACCCCACAAGTCCACGATGATCGCCCCAATGGTGGAAGCCCACTGCCTGCTGTTGCCGTCAGTCTTTATGAAGCAACCATGCAAACCGGTGAACCTTTGTCCCAGGATGGTCCTTCGCAACGGGAGCTCTTTCGATACCCAGAAGTTCGGTTGCGGAGATTGATTGAGTCTAGTCGTCGTTGGCCAATTAGGAGGTTCAGATCAACAGTTCCATACAGGGCTGAACCTGATTTCGGCACACCTTCCTTAACAATGGAGGATCGCCTTCTTCAAGACATCATGACCACTGACAGATCTGTGGGAACCTCCACGACTCATAAAGTGAGTGTTGAGAGTCTTATTGCTAAAGATTCAGAAGAGGAAAAGGAGGAGCAGGGTAGCGCTGCAGCTAACTTTGAGTGCAATGTTTGTTTGGATATGGCTAGGGATCCGGTTGTCACTTCTTGTGGTCATTTATTTTGTTGGCCGTGTTTGTATCAGTGGCTGCATGTCCACTGTGATCATAAAGAATGCCCGGTGTGCAAAGGGGAGGTAACAGATTCGAATATCACGCCTATTTACGGCCGGGGGAGTACTGAAACCGCGGCCAAGAAGAAGGGCGGGGAAGATGGGGATTCGAGTTTGAAGGTGCCCCCAAGACCCCATGGGCATAGGCTCGAGAGTTTGAGGCAACGGCATCCCAGGCCGCTTTCAAGAAGATTGGGGGAACAATTCAGCTCATGGAGACGCATTTTGGATGAAGAGATACGGAACGGAAATAGATTGGATGGCCAAGAGTCAAGTCAGCCTGGAATATTCGATGGTCCTAGTCGTAGGGTGCTCACTAGGCTGATGGCTGCTCAGCAGTTCCAGAGGGAGGGGAGTTCAGAAAATGGGTTGAACTTGGGGGCTAGTGGCTCATCTAGAAATGCCACCGATCCTGGAAGCTCCCAAAATGGTAATTCACATGTCGACGGGACTCATGTAGGGCACAGAAGTGCCCTTTTGCGTGATAGAATTGATTTTTGGCACCGATTTGCTCTTTATAGCCTCCCCAGTGCCGATGGATTTGCTGCCATAAGTGCCCGGGTTTCTAGTTTTCTTGAGAGGACAGCCAACAATGTCAATCATTCCGGTGCTTCTGCATCAGCCAATCCTCAGAATCCCGAGCCTCTGCATGGTCAAGGTACACGAGGAGCAACCTCTGCGGCAGATCAGGCTTCTGCGTCAAGCACGATGGCTGTGATACAACGAGATGTTGAAGCTCTCGATGCTTCTGCTGAACTGAATGGCGCGGGATCTTCTCGTTccctaagaagaagaagaaggaatggTGCCTCTGGTTCTTTAGACGTAGATGGTGGAGTTCATCATGCACGCAAGAGGAGGAGGCTGAACTAG